The Candidatus Nomurabacteria bacterium DNA window GCGATCGACATCGGCATCAATGCTAGGCCCGTATCAAAGGCGCTTAAACCCAAAATAGCCTGTAGTAAAACTGGAATGGTAAAGAAGATGCCAGATTGAGCTAATACGAGAATGGTCAATGTCACAATGCCAGTGGAAAAAGCTCGATTCTGCAATATCACTGGATTCATAAGGGGCACTAAACCATCTGCACGTTGTGAACGATGTAAGCGTCGCTGCCAAAAACCAAAAAAGATGAGTATGAGCACGCCAAGGGCTACTGCTATTGGGGTAATGGAAAGGTCAAAAGGATGTATAGCAATATCGCCCATAGAATAAATCTCTTTTGCCTTCCACCAACCGTACTGACTTGCTTCCAAGAGGCCAAACACCACCGAACCAAGACCAAACGCTGACAGGATGGCGCCTAAATAATCAAGCTTCTCGCGTGAAGCATCATGCGTGCGTGGATCACGAATATAGCGAGCCAGAGCGAGAATAACTATGACAATAATCACCTCAGTAGCAAAAGCCCAGCGCCAGCTAAAATGCGTAGTCATATAACCGCCGAATAGTGGTCCAAGTGCTGCAGTCGCGCCAGCGGTGCCGCCCCAGATGCCGAAGGCAATGCGCAAATCCCTGCCGCGGTAATTCGCCAAAATAAGCGAAACAGTAGCTGGCATCATCAATGCCGCTCCAATGCCCTCAATAATTGACCAGCCTAATATCAACACATTTACGTTCGGACTGAGTGCGGCAGTGATAGTGCCGGTCGCATACACCACTACGCCGATAAGGAAAAGCTTTTTGCGGCCATACATATCACCTATTCTGCCACCAGTGAGCATAAAGGCTGCCATAACAAGAGAATAGATGGTGATGGCCCACTGCACATTTCGCAAGCTTGTACCGAGATCATGCACAACGTTTCGAATAGAAACATTAAGCATGGTGGTATCAAAGATGATAATCACCAAAGCAAGGCTAAGTACAACTACTAGGCCCCACTTCTGGAACCAAGCGCGAATAGGATGTGAAGTATTTGTTTCCATAATTGCAAAAAAATGAATGGCCGTACTCACCCGGAGCACTCCCGGATAATAACGTAACGTCAAGTATACTCGCCGCTCAATAACTTGTCGAGACTACGGCATCATATCTTCCGAGCGTCATAGGCCCAGTGTAGCAGCGCCTGACGTTGCCGACGGCGACAAGCCATATCACGAGGCGCGCAATACTTCTTGATTTGACCAACGTGACGACGAATAGCTTTCCAGCGCTTTATTTGACGCTCATCCTCCCTGGGAATACGACGGCCTGAATAATAGCGACAGTACCATTGAAACCAACCTCGTGGATCCTCTGGATAAATCCAGCCTTTGCGCTGCCACTCTGCTAAAGATTGACTAGCGTCGACAGCAAAGAAATTGAGGTGGGGATTATGGGTGGAGGATAATCGTGCGCCGCGAAACCATGAAGCGGGAAATTCTTTTTGACAATCATTGAGGTACTTACCCCCAAAAACACCTAGTCGCAGCATCTGCGCAGGACTTAATTCAGGCGTAAACTCTGGAGCAAAGTTTCGGCCAGGCGCTTCTGTCCGGTAGTATGTGTAGGCCTGCTGAAAGCTATCGTTTACTTTAACTTTTTTCTTCATAATCCCCTGTTGAAGCTTGCCGCACCCAGCGCTGCTCAATATAGAGCACTCGCCACCACCATCGCCCTAAGAAATACCCACCAATCGCTCCAAGTAGTAACAAGCCAATTTGAATGTATGGTGGAAGCGCACATCCCCAGGTCCAATGTATAACCTGTCCATTTTTCTCAGCCCAGCTTAAATACCACTGCTCAATTCCTAAATGTAACAGCAAACTTAACAGCACGCCGAACACAGTAGCGCTAATGAGATAAAGTGCATGTTTGAACGGGGTTGCTTTAAGTGGTCCGCGATGAAACATATTTAGAAAAGATTTAACCAACCAAAGAGGTCTTGCACTGATCCTAGGATTACCTGCACAACTGTTTGTTCTTGCTGTGGAGTAAGAATAGTCAGAGGCTCAGACACCGAGGTCTGTCCACTGGAATCCGTGCTCTCCACCTTGAACTGATACACCGAACCTGGCTCAAAACTTGTCAAAACGACAACGTGCCGTTTCGTATAGTTTGTATCAAGTGGCGTGGCTTCGGTAATTGCTTCATCAGCACTGGCAACACCCTGTCGATAGTACACTCGACTAGTGGCTGGCTCATTTGTTAGCCAGCTGATGATGGTTTGGACTTTAGTATCACGGCCCGGGGAAAGGGCTGAGTCAGTTTGAATCTGCGAGATAAGCGGAGGCGCATTCTCATCGCCGGTCACAAAGGAGTCAAGCGTCTTGGAAACCGTATTGCCATCTGCATCAACACTTACCAACTCAATTGCGTAAGTCACTCCAGACTCAAAACTATCTACAGTCACCTGATGAATAATGGTTTGCGTATCATCTCGAACACTGCTTAACTCATCGACCGCTTTGATGTTATTGCGATAAGGTATCACCCGTACAGTGGCATCTGCATCACGAGTGGTGGTCCAGCGGAATACCGCTTCCTCGCTTGATATTTTTTCGACGGCATAATTTTGAATATCAAAAACCTGCGGATCAGTAGTGAAACTAAAGTCTGCACTTTGCGTTGTCTGGCTAATCTTTGTTCGACTACGCACTTGGTAATGATAGGTTGTATCAGGCTGTAAGTTGTAAACCGTAACTGAATGGGTCGTGCTATAGGTTTCCGCATCACCCACCACCTGAGTATACTGTTGTGCCAGAGCAAAGTCAGCATCTGAAGCGTAAGCTACCAGGGCATTAGAGTCTTTATCAGTTCTCCATTGGATAGTGACTGAAGTTGGACCAACATCCACGCGAGGCTCTCCACTAATAAGCGGAGTAGGAATTATTTTTGATAACTCCTCGATGAGTTGATACTGCTCTTCTAAACTTAGCTCTAAAATATCAATGCTAACATTGCCATAGAGATCATTCAGTAGATCAAGATTTTCTTCAAGGATATTCTTAATCTCATCAGGATTGTTTCTATCGATTGGTGCAGTGCCAGACGTAGTGAATGTTTTATCGCCGGTAATCGACGTGTTGCCGCTTGCATCAACGGAAATAACTCGATAATGATAAGTAGACCCACTGTTTAATTGTTGCAGAGTAAGGCTATGACTGGTGGCATAAGTCCAGTCACCATAAATAGTTCCGTAAACTGTGGTAAGGCCAAATTGAATAAAGCTATTCGCTTCCTCACTTGTAGTCCAACGCACAGTGGCAGCGCTATCGCTAATGTTTACCACCTCGATGCCGGTTATGCTTGGATTTGTCTCATCCTTACTACCATCAATAGCATCTTGTTCACGTTGCTCTACATCTGATTCCTCAGACAGCATTTCTAAAGTGCTAAAGGATTTTTCTGTACTCGTTGTGCTATTACCTGAAGCATCAACTGACGAAACAGTGTAATAGTATGTCGTCTTAGGGCTGAGATTACTTAAGGTAACTAAATGGGTTAGGTTGAGACTTTCGTCTAAGCTCGTTGTAACCGTATAATTTCCCGAGCTTGTCCCATAACGCAATTGAGATGTTGCTCGCTCGTTACTTAGCCAGGTAACTACTGCTCGAGTGTCAATGACCGGATCGGCCTGTATATTTGATAAGACTGGTGGCACTGTATCACTAGTCGTAACAAAGGAGTAATATTCACCACCGTTGTTATCAAAAGCTACGCCTGAGGTTACATAGTAGTAATACAGGGTACCGTTTGTCAGTCCTGATAACTTCACTAAATGATTCATCGTTGGTGGAGTATCCAGACCAACCTCAATGGCATCACTCATATCTGAATTCACTGAATAGAAGACGTGTGAATCAGACTCTACATCAGTTAACCAGCTTATACTCGCTTCAGTATTACTCACCTCTTGCGTACTTACATTAGAAATTGCTGGACCACTTAAGGTTGTTACCGTATATCCATCACCTCCGTCAGAGTCAGTTGCCGAGTTCCCACCCGGATCCTCTGAACGAACTCTGAAATAGTACGTTGTCGAGGGATCGAGTCCGGTAAGTATGACTCGGTGAACACCAACACCTGCTTCATTATCCATCAGAGTTGCAACACCGATAGTCGTACCAAAATCAGCTGGGGTATCTGAATATCCAATAGTAGAATCAGAGAGCTCATCTGTCTCCCAGGTAATAGTGACCGTCTGAGTACCTATCTGACTGGTTGCTACATTTGAAATAGTTGGAGGCGTACTATCAGTACCTCCTTGTCCGTTGGCAGACTCTGAGACAACCGCCGAGTAGTAAGAAAAATTTCCATCGCTATCTTCGCTTGATATCTTATACCAATAGCTTGTATCTGCTGTAACACTTTGATCGAGATAATAGTTAATTGCTCTATCGCTTATGTGGCTAATCGTACTATAGCTCGTGCCGTCTGTTGAACGATACACCGTGTATTCGCTAAAGCCTGGGTCGGGCAGTGCTACTGCCTTCCAAGAAATAAAGAGTTGATAGGCATCAGCTTCTACATTACTAATATCACGAATAATCACTGTTGTTGGTGTTTCTGGTGTTACCGCTGATGCACTACTGCTGGTATTTTTGTACGCATCACGGAAACGGACATAGACTGTATCTGGATCAGTAACCAAGGAAATAGTTGAGGAAGAGGCATAGCTTACCCACGTCGCGCCAACAAAGTCACTCCGCAAAGATACTTGCATTTCAAGGCTGCTATCATCAGAGCCGGAGAGATCGAGAGAAGCGGGGTCAGTACGTGCGTCCACCACAATTGCCGGACTACCGAGGACTGGGTCTTTTACATCAAGAGTAAAGGCGCTTGTTTCATCGCTGGCTGTATTATTTGCTAATTCCCCATCATCAATAGTGACTCTAATTAAGGTAGTGGTGCTATAGGTCCCATCGATTTGGGCTTTTGCGTTCCAGCTTGCACTATATTCAGTGTAATTAGTTTCATCGATGTCTTTAGGATCGGTTGCCCCGGATGATAGCCCTGTGGTCACGTTAAACCAATCAAGGCCATTATTTAACGAATATTCAAAACTCGGGGTCACCTGTCCTGAGCCAGAGCTGCCATCTGGGTCACGAACTGAGTAAGTGATAAGCACGCTACCATCACTGCTTTGCTGGGTAGCTGTTGGTGCGCCCTCAAACTCAGGCGGTGCATTTACCACATACACCATAGTTGCATCATACAGTGTTGGCGCCGCATAACCGTTTGAAGACTCTAGCCATACCTTATACTGCATCCACTGATCATTCGTACTATCGGTATGAGTGCTATTCACCGTCTCTCCGCCACTTGGATCAGTATAATAATCCCCTGTGCCGCTAGGACCAAGCCAGCTTGACCAAGTACCAGGAGATCCTGAGCTATCTGGAGCGGTCCGAATCTGAAATTTGATTTCAGTACCACTCGGTAGATTTTCTGTCCAGCGCATACCCCCCAGCGCATTTAATGCATCGGTGCTATCAAAAGCAGATGAGGTCAGTGTTTGTGATGATGGGTATTGTTGATAACCGATGCTAATGTCTTCAAAGTGCGGCGAAGCACTAGTATCACTCGTCGACATACTCACTCGATATTGAATGTATTGCTCACCATCCGTGACGCAAGCGTCAGAACTAATATCATTCCCGCTCGTTAAATTACCGCATCCGGACCAATCAGGTGCTCCACTCATGCCTGAATCATTTGAGGTACGAGCCTGAACAGTTAAAGTGGTGCTTCCTGGAACGGTAGCATTCCAACTTAAGGTATCAAAAACAGTGTTTCCGTTTGTATTAAGTGCCGCTGAGGTGAAAGTGCCCGGTGTAAGATAGGTTGAAGGAATATTAATGGCTAATCCGCTTGCACCATCAGCCATATAGCTAGTGGTGCCTGATTGCAACACATGTTTTCCGAGCGCGGTAAGTGCGGTGCTGCTCACTTCTGATGGAGAGGTTGGATTGCTCACATCAAGCACTTTTAAGCTTGCGTCATCAATAATGTACAAGTCTGTGCCTACCGCCTCTACTGAACGCACATCAGTCAAACCTGTACTATAAGCCCCTATGCGAACCGGGACAGATGGATTACTAATATCAATAATAGTGACACCAACCGAGGAGTCTGCGGTATATGCGTAGCTACCTACTATAGCTACATCATATCCTTCATCAAAGGCTTCAAAATCATACGAATATCCTCGTACACCGCTAATAGAACCCGGGGTTCCAATATTGTATATGTTTAAACTCGCAGCCTCTCCGTAATCATCGTACCCAACCCCATATAAGTAATCACCATCAGCAACCAGGCGATACGGTCTTGCTTGATATGAAACGTTTGACGCACTGAGACTTGGGTTTACCGGATCCGCCAAAGACAACACATAAATGCGCATCACACGACAAAAACCTGAACAACCTCCTACTGCAAAACCGGCATACAAATATGATCCACGAAGGTATACGCTGTACACCTCTCCCGTGCTTGTATATTGCCCTACTAAGCTCGGCGCATTTTTGTTGCTAATATCCACTACACGAACATCACCGGTATAGTCAGCAAGATACGCATAGTTGCCTGAAACGGTAACGTCTCGCGCGTCGTTTGTGTCGACACTACCAAGGGGCTGAGGTGATAAAGGATTCGAAATATCAAAAATTTTCAAACCATCAACGCCATCGGCAATATAGGCATAATTACCGTCGACAAAAACTCCTTTTGCGTCAGTGGTGTCGGAATAGGCAGTGCCACCACTTGATTGGGCCAACTCAACATAGGCCCCACTTCCCGATCCCGTGACTTGAGTGCTACTCGTGGTACCTGTACCAAAATCAGCATCACTCGTTTGCACGAGAGACTGCGACGTGGTAGTTAAGCTTAGTTCCGTGCCAATGTTAAGGTTTGCATCAGCTGCTGAGTACTCATTCCAACCTGTCTGATCACCTGGATGCTGAGCAGTATTTGCAGTTTGACCACCGCTCCAGTCTGTCTGCACCCAATAATAAGTGGCCGCTCGAGAGGAACCAATAGTGAGAGCCCAAAATGTCACGCTAATGAGTAAAACAGACGAAATAATTGCTCCTGCGTAACGTCGAGAACTTTTAAAAGGCTTTATTACCTTTTGCGCTACCTTTTTATTACGTTTTAAGGAAATGGCAAGTACCCATCCAAAATATAATGGGATAAACGCGGTATAAGGACGCTGCTTCTTGCGTTTCGCGCGAAGAAGCGTTGTTTTTTTCTGTAAGCTGGCTGATAAAGAAAATATTCCGAAACCAGCTCTTTTTGGGGGGCTTTTTTTCGCCGACCTTTTTTTGGTCACGACAAAATTATCCCACTTTTTCCACTATTGAGCAAGTGAAAACTATTACTTATATCGCAGCGCTTCCAATGGATCCATATTTGCAGCGCGACGTGAAGGAAAAATACCAGTTAAGAAACCGATGAAGGTGGAAAAAACAATAATAACCACAACAAACCACAGTGGTTCATAAAATAAATCTAAAGAGCGTCCACCTAAGCGCATCGCCAGGAAATTTAATCCAACATTAGTAATTTGACCAGCCAAAAATCCTAATAATACGCCACCCAGACCACCGAGAAAGCCCATCAACATTGACTCGATTAAAAACATCTTACGAATATCCGCTCGCGTAACACCAACCGAGCGCATAATACCTATTTCATTAATACGTTCGAGTAAGGCAATTGTCATGGTATTAAACATACCAATTGCTGAAACAACTAAGGCAATTAATCCAAAGAGACCGAGGATGATTTGTAGCACGTTAAATATCTGATTTGCCTGGGAGATGATGTCGGATAATGAGGAAACAAGGTATCCACGAGCAATAATTTGATCACGAACAGTCGCCAGCGCATCCTGCTCAGCTACTTTCACCTTTACTAGGTCATAGGACTCAATGTCATCAATGCCCAACTCTTGAAGCGGCACATAGGCAAAACTTGATGTTTCATCTTCAATAATTCCCTGAACTGTGAAGCTCTGCTCCACCTCACGCACATCAACGGTTTCAAAACCCTGCTCATCAAGCTGTGCCACATATACGGTCATAGTCACTTCTTGATGCAACATCTCGTCAGCACTCTTATTAAAGAGCTTAGCGGCAGCACTTGATAACACAATTGCCTGACTTGCCTCACTGCTAAATATTTCACCTTGATCGACTTGCAAGCCATGTAGTCTGAAAAAATTTGGGTCTACTGCTTGTAAAAGGGAGTCACTGCTCAAGCCCTGGAAGTGGATCTGGCCGGAAAAGCTCTTCAAACGCGCAGTTTCTGTTACCTCTGGTAAATCCTCTAGATTCTTTAAGGATGCGTCATCCAACACAACCAAGCCGGAATCTCCAGGGGCAACATCTAAGCTTAACAATGCATCGGCGGTGGTAATTTGGCTTAAAATAACTCTTTGTAAACCATAGCCTAGCGATACGAGGAAGAGCACTGCGCCAATACCGATACCCACGCCTAAGATCGTTAAAAAGGTCCGCATTGGACGGGTAGTAAACATACGCGTCGAAAGTGAAAGGAGATCCGGAATACGCATACTTACTCGACCTGATACTTACCTAACATAATTAGTTCTAGACGGCGAGCTAATTTACGAGCTGTTTGTCTGTTATATCCTAAGCCGCCCTCATCCCACGGTAAATCAAATTGACGAAAAGCTTCTTTTTGATCAATAACACCCTGTAAACGATTTTGAAGTACTGTATTGAAACGACGCAGTTCATCCGCGCTCCTCATATGAATAGCAAACACATCGAGGAGATAATGTCGAATTGTGTGCACTCGTTCTTCTTCGCTTGTAGCTTGCGCTTCGCCCTCTCTTTGCTGAAGTAGTTTAATTTCCTCGACAAGCTGGGCGATCTTTTCAGTCATCTTTTCTGCGGTGCGATGATCCAAGCCAAAGCCGCCGTCCTCAATATTGAGGTCAAGTAACTGTTCTAAACGCTGATCCTCACGCAGCCCGCTCATCAACATGTGCTGCACTTGCTCCTCTAGCTTTGACAATTGAGGAAGTGTTAATCCTGTCAGCACCTCGGTAACAATCTCACGCGACTTATAGGGCAGAAGCAAATGTTCAATATGCTGAGGCTCTAAGGTGGTATATGATCGCAGGAGTAATTCGAGATTATGCGGCACAACGGGCGGCACCTCTTTTACCTCTTTCACGCCGGGATGAATAGCTCGGTTCACTTTCGTCTGAATGATCTGCCCATCCTTCATATAAAAAACCCGATGGGCTAAATGCAAATGGGCCGGATTATGCGTGACGAGAATAATCGTCTTATTTCTTTTCTCATTTAGCTCATGAATCAAATCCATCACATCATTGGCTGACTTTGAATCAAGGTTTCCAACCGGCTCATCCGCAAGCACAATGTCGGGATTATTTACTAGAGCGCGACAAATAGCCACTCGTTGCTGCTGACCACCAGAAAGCTCTGTTGGCAATTTTTCAGCCTGGGTAATCACGCCAAAGTGCTTGAGAAGCTCGTTAGCAAGCTTAGTTCGCTCGGCCACCGCAGTATGAATTGCCATTTGCGGCAAAAGTACATTTTTGCGAACTGATAAGGTTGGTATCAAATAGAAGGCTTGAAAAATCATGCCAATCTTATGCTGGCGATACTCAGCAATCTCTCGCATGGTCAGATGAGCAATGTCTTTTTTATCTACTGAAATATTTCCATGCGTATGGGTTTCTAGGCCAGCAATTGAATAGAGTAAGGTAGACTTTCCACAACCCGAAGGGCCAAAGAAAATAATAAATTCACCTGGATAAATTTCCAGGTTAATACGCTGAAGTGCTTTCACTTCATTCTTGCGACCCATAAAATAGGTCACGTTAAGGTCTTTTACTTCAATAATTGGCTGTAGTACTTGCTTGCCCACCTTCGCGTATACTCCGACAGCTGAATAAAACTCTTTTAAGTATACGCTTTTTTGAGGAACTTATCTAGTTTTTGCCTGCCAAATAGGCATTTGCGCAAGTTCCGCCATTGCTTCACTTGCCTCAATAATTCCCCCTCCAATAAGCTCATCCCCTTGATAAAACACGATGAACTGTCCTGGCGTGACTGCACGCTGTGCTGTAGTGAAAGAAACGCGCAAGTGCCCATCCTGCTTCTCAATCACGCAATCCTGGGCTGGCTGACGGTAACGAATGCGAGCCTGGCAATGATAAGGAAATTCTGGCTCTCTCATTGTCCAACTTGGCTCAATCATGCTCAGCCAGGTAGAGTAAAGCAAAGGGTGCTTATTCCCCTGCACGGCAATAAGACGATTATGCTCGGTATCTTTTACTGCCACATAGTACGGAATACCCGTGCCGCTCACCCCTAGGCCTTCTCGCTGGCCAATGGTGGCAAATATACTTCCCTGGTGCTGACCAATAACCTTACCCTCTGGAGTTATCACCTCGCCGGGCTGCTTGTGCAAGCGTGTTTGTAAAAATTCAGCGATATTCACTGGACCAACAAAGCAGATACCCTGGCTGTCTTTTTTCTCCGCTGTGCGCAGTCCGGCTTCTCGCGCCATCTTTCGCACTTCAGGTTTTGTATACTCACCGATTGGAAAAAACGCGTAGGGCAAACTGCGCTGATCTAAACTCATGAGAAAATACGACTGATCTTTGTTGCTATCTAAACCCTGGAGAAGATGAGACCCATCTGCATCATGACGCACTCGGGCATAATGTCCGGTTGCAACTGCATCATATCCTTCGGCAAGCGCCCG harbors:
- a CDS encoding MFS transporter, which codes for METNTSHPIRAWFQKWGLVVVLSLALVIIIFDTTMLNVSIRNVVHDLGTSLRNVQWAITIYSLVMAAFMLTGGRIGDMYGRKKLFLIGVVVYATGTITAALSPNVNVLILGWSIIEGIGAALMMPATVSLILANYRGRDLRIAFGIWGGTAGATAALGPLFGGYMTTHFSWRWAFATEVIIVIVILALARYIRDPRTHDASREKLDYLGAILSAFGLGSVVFGLLEASQYGWWKAKEIYSMGDIAIHPFDLSITPIAVALGVLILIFFGFWQRRLHRSQRADGLVPLMNPVILQNRAFSTGIVTLTILVLAQSGIFFTIPVLLQAILGLSAFDTGLALMPMSIALFIAAGLFSRFTGRFHARYIIQLGILISFISAFVLKSEFSVDMSQWDLIPGLALYGFGFGLIMSQITNLTLATIPLQFSGQASGLNTTFRTVGQALGTAIIGTILLSSLLSHVETGVQDLVNIPEAMKPQLIEAIEEQARTFGNAEPGDTSNIPAELLPQLSRLQYEAIVDSNKDVMNYAAAFTLLTLIASFFLPRDAEHEEMAAAGASLTDPVAEPK
- a CDS encoding fibronectin type III domain-containing protein, with product MTKKRSAKKSPPKRAGFGIFSLSASLQKKTTLLRAKRKKQRPYTAFIPLYFGWVLAISLKRNKKVAQKVIKPFKSSRRYAGAIISSVLLISVTFWALTIGSSRAATYYWVQTDWSGGQTANTAQHPGDQTGWNEYSAADANLNIGTELSLTTTSQSLVQTSDADFGTGTTSSTQVTGSGSGAYVELAQSSGGTAYSDTTDAKGVFVDGNYAYIADGVDGLKIFDISNPLSPQPLGSVDTNDARDVTVSGNYAYLADYTGDVRVVDISNKNAPSLVGQYTSTGEVYSVYLRGSYLYAGFAVGGCSGFCRVMRIYVLSLADPVNPSLSASNVSYQARPYRLVADGDYLYGVGYDDYGEAASLNIYNIGTPGSISGVRGYSYDFEAFDEGYDVAIVGSYAYTADSSVGVTIIDISNPSVPVRIGAYSTGLTDVRSVEAVGTDLYIIDDASLKVLDVSNPTSPSEVSSTALTALGKHVLQSGTTSYMADGASGLAINIPSTYLTPGTFTSAALNTNGNTVFDTLSWNATVPGSTTLTVQARTSNDSGMSGAPDWSGCGNLTSGNDISSDACVTDGEQYIQYRVSMSTSDTSASPHFEDISIGYQQYPSSQTLTSSAFDSTDALNALGGMRWTENLPSGTEIKFQIRTAPDSSGSPGTWSSWLGPSGTGDYYTDPSGGETVNSTHTDSTNDQWMQYKVWLESSNGYAAPTLYDATMVYVVNAPPEFEGAPTATQQSSDGSVLITYSVRDPDGSSGSGQVTPSFEYSLNNGLDWFNVTTGLSSGATDPKDIDETNYTEYSASWNAKAQIDGTYSTTTLIRVTIDDGELANNTASDETSAFTLDVKDPVLGSPAIVVDARTDPASLDLSGSDDSSLEMQVSLRSDFVGATWVSYASSSTISLVTDPDTVYVRFRDAYKNTSSSASAVTPETPTTVIIRDISNVEADAYQLFISWKAVALPDPGFSEYTVYRSTDGTSYSTISHISDRAINYYLDQSVTADTSYWYKISSEDSDGNFSYYSAVVSESANGQGGTDSTPPTISNVATSQIGTQTVTITWETDELSDSTIGYSDTPADFGTTIGVATLMDNEAGVGVHRVILTGLDPSTTYYFRVRSEDPGGNSATDSDGGDGYTVTTLSGPAISNVSTQEVSNTEASISWLTDVESDSHVFYSVNSDMSDAIEVGLDTPPTMNHLVKLSGLTNGTLYYYYVTSGVAFDNNGGEYYSFVTTSDTVPPVLSNIQADPVIDTRAVVTWLSNERATSQLRYGTSSGNYTVTTSLDESLNLTHLVTLSNLSPKTTYYYTVSSVDASGNSTTSTEKSFSTLEMLSEESDVEQREQDAIDGSKDETNPSITGIEVVNISDSAATVRWTTSEEANSFIQFGLTTVYGTIYGDWTYATSHSLTLQQLNSGSTYHYRVISVDASGNTSITGDKTFTTSGTAPIDRNNPDEIKNILEENLDLLNDLYGNVSIDILELSLEEQYQLIEELSKIIPTPLISGEPRVDVGPTSVTIQWRTDKDSNALVAYASDADFALAQQYTQVVGDAETYSTTHSVTVYNLQPDTTYHYQVRSRTKISQTTQSADFSFTTDPQVFDIQNYAVEKISSEEAVFRWTTTRDADATVRVIPYRNNIKAVDELSSVRDDTQTIIHQVTVDSFESGVTYAIELVSVDADGNTVSKTLDSFVTGDENAPPLISQIQTDSALSPGRDTKVQTIISWLTNEPATSRVYYRQGVASADEAITEATPLDTNYTKRHVVVLTSFEPGSVYQFKVESTDSSGQTSVSEPLTILTPQQEQTVVQVILGSVQDLFGWLNLF
- a CDS encoding ABC transporter permease; amino-acid sequence: MRIPDLLSLSTRMFTTRPMRTFLTILGVGIGIGAVLFLVSLGYGLQRVILSQITTADALLSLDVAPGDSGLVVLDDASLKNLEDLPEVTETARLKSFSGQIHFQGLSSDSLLQAVDPNFFRLHGLQVDQGEIFSSEASQAIVLSSAAAKLFNKSADEMLHQEVTMTVYVAQLDEQGFETVDVREVEQSFTVQGIIEDETSSFAYVPLQELGIDDIESYDLVKVKVAEQDALATVRDQIIARGYLVSSLSDIISQANQIFNVLQIILGLFGLIALVVSAIGMFNTMTIALLERINEIGIMRSVGVTRADIRKMFLIESMLMGFLGGLGGVLLGFLAGQITNVGLNFLAMRLGGRSLDLFYEPLWFVVVIIVFSTFIGFLTGIFPSRRAANMDPLEALRYK
- the mnmA gene encoding tRNA 2-thiouridine(34) synthase MnmA yields the protein MTKKKKIAVGMSGGVDSSVAALLLRDQGYDITGVFMKNWTKSKISPYCSEEADRKDAVRVATQLGIPFEVWDFEEEYRQRVMDIFFAEYAAGRTPNPDILCNKEIKFGLFLQRALAEGYDAVATGHYARVRHDADGSHLLQGLDSNKDQSYFLMSLDQRSLPYAFFPIGEYTKPEVRKMAREAGLRTAEKKDSQGICFVGPVNIAEFLQTRLHKQPGEVITPEGKVIGQHQGSIFATIGQREGLGVSGTGIPYYVAVKDTEHNRLIAVQGNKHPLLYSTWLSMIEPSWTMREPEFPYHCQARIRYRQPAQDCVIEKQDGHLRVSFTTAQRAVTPGQFIVFYQGDELIGGGIIEASEAMAELAQMPIWQAKTR
- a CDS encoding ABC transporter ATP-binding protein, yielding MGKQVLQPIIEVKDLNVTYFMGRKNEVKALQRINLEIYPGEFIIFFGPSGCGKSTLLYSIAGLETHTHGNISVDKKDIAHLTMREIAEYRQHKIGMIFQAFYLIPTLSVRKNVLLPQMAIHTAVAERTKLANELLKHFGVITQAEKLPTELSGGQQQRVAICRALVNNPDIVLADEPVGNLDSKSANDVMDLIHELNEKRNKTIILVTHNPAHLHLAHRVFYMKDGQIIQTKVNRAIHPGVKEVKEVPPVVPHNLELLLRSYTTLEPQHIEHLLLPYKSREIVTEVLTGLTLPQLSKLEEQVQHMLMSGLREDQRLEQLLDLNIEDGGFGLDHRTAEKMTEKIAQLVEEIKLLQQREGEAQATSEEERVHTIRHYLLDVFAIHMRSADELRRFNTVLQNRLQGVIDQKEAFRQFDLPWDEGGLGYNRQTARKLARRLELIMLGKYQVE